The genomic interval TATTTGGCGGTTATCATCCTGAAGCATCGAAGATAGTCAGCCAGATGCGCAAGAAAAGGATGAAAACCATATTCATTTCTGATGACGGCGTCAAAGATGATACTTTCATCAAGGTTGCAGGCAAATATGCAGAAGGAGTGTATGCCTCAGGTCCCAAGGACACGTCAAAAAACCCAATGAATATTGCTGCCGTCGAAGCCCATAAAATGAAGTACGGCTCGGATCCTGGCGCTTTCTTCACCAATGCCTATGCAGCGACTCTGGCTCTGCTCAATGCCATTGAAAAGGCCGGCACAACTGACTACGATGGGGTGAGAAAGGCCCTCAGGACTGCATGGGTTGAAACGCCCATCGGAAAAATCCGTTTTGATGAACGGGGAGACGCAATCGGTGCAGGCTTCTCCGTCTACCAGGTACAAAATGGTGTCTATGTAGAACTGAAATAACATGTTGATGAATATTTCGCCTTCTCAGGGGACAGGCTGGAAGGCCTAACGCCTGATTTGTTGCACTCCATTGTTCCGATACTGTCCGCCGAAAGCAGGAGGACCAACGCCGAGTTTTACGTCTAGCAGTAATACAAGGAGCAAAACCACCTAAATGGACTGGGAATATTTTTGTGAGCTTTTCCTGGGAGGGCTGACTCGTGGGAGCATCTACGCGCTTGTTGCCTTGGGTTACACCATGGTTTACGGAATCATCCAGCTCATCAATTTTGCCCACGGCGAAATCTACATGATCGGGGCTTTTACTGCCCTGATTGTTACCAGTGTCCTTACCCTACTGGGCCTTAACCAAATCGCGATCATTGTACTGGCGTCAATCGTAGCGGTTATCTACTCATCCGCATACGGTTTTACCATAGAAAAGATGGCCTATAAGCCCTTACGCCATGCACCACGACTTTCTGCTCTTATCAGCGCCATCGGCATGTCACTGTTCCTTCAAAACTATGTCCTTTTGGCCCAAACCTCAGATTTCCTCCCATTCCCTAGCCTTATTCCTGATTTCAAAGTTGTGGAGCCCTTTGCACACATCATCGGTTCAACGGAGATGGCCATACTAATCACAACCATAGTTGTCATGATTCTGCTGACATTTTTGATTAAGTTCACAAAGATCGGAAAGGCGATGCGGGCAACGGCCCAGGACAGGGATATGGCAATGCTGGCAGGTGTCGATGTGAATCGGATCATCTCAATCACCTTTATTTTGGGGTCTGCAACGGCTGCGATTGGCGGGATTCTCATTGCTTCCCATATCGGTCAGATCAATTTTTATGTCGGTTTTATCGTAGGAATAAAGGCATTTGTAGCCGCGGTACTCGGAGGCATCGGCAGCATACCAGGGGCTGTATTAGGGAGTCTGGTTCTTGGATGGACGGAGAGCTTTTTTACCGGTTACGTTTCTAGCGACTATGAAGACGTATTTGCCTTCTTGTTCCTTGTCTTCATCCTGATATTCAGGCCGACAGGAATACTGGGACGATCGGAAACGCAACAAGTGTAGCGGGATTTTTTCGAGACTATCATGGTGCCATGTGATCCAATTTGAAGAAATAAAAAAATCTTTCCTGGTTTCGATCTGGTTCATGTTTTTGACTTTTCCGATTATGGTCATTCGGGTCAACACCATCGAAAAGGTGGTGGAGTGGCGATGGGGAAATCTGCTGATCGTGGGAGTTGGAGTTTTTGTTCTCTCATTTGTTTGGCGATATCTCATCAGAAAAAAGGAGGCTGGAACGCAAAAGACAGAAGCAGGTGAAATCCACAGGGTTCCTCTGGCCCAGCAAATTTCGAAAAAACCAAGGATCTATATCCCCGCATTCATTTTGATTGCCGGTTTCGCAATAGCCTTTCCCTTTGCCTTTTCCATGTATCAGACCAATATCATGATAACTGCTCTCATCTATGTGATGATCGGTTTGGGGCTCAATATCGTTGTGGGCCTAGCCGGACTTCTAGACCTGGGATACGTCGCTTTCTACGCAGTGGGCGCCTATACTTACGCACTCCTGAATCACCATTTCGGTCTGGGTTTTTGGACCGTACTGCCTGTCGGCGCCGCCGTAGGTTTTCTTTTCGGCATCTTGCTTGGCTTTCCGGTTTTACGTTTGCGGGGCGATTACCTGGCTATCGTCACCCTGGGGTTTGGAGAGATAATACGACTCATTCTTGAGAACTGGAATGAATTTTCTTTCGGCCCCAGCGGGATTGCGAATATCCCGCGCCCCGGCTTTTTCGGTATCCAACTCTCACTTCAAAACGCGACCATGTATATGTATTTTCTGATGATCGGTCTTGCCCTTTTCACAATTTTCGTTGTCAACCGGTTGCAAAATTCCAGGATCGGCAGGGCCTGGATCGCATTGAGGGAGGACGAAATCGCCTGTCAGGCCATGGGAATCGACAAAACAAAAACCAAGCTTACCGCATTTGCCCTGGGCGCAACGTGGGCAGGTATGGGAGGGGTCATATTTGCAGCCAAGACCACCTTTATCAATCCCGCAAGCTTTACCATATGGGAGTCGATTATCATTCTTTGTGTTGTCGTATTGGGTGGAATGGGATCCATTATTGGCGTTATTTTGGGGGCGCTCATATTGATTCTGTTGCCGGAATATCTCAGGGCTTTTTCCGAATACCGAATGTGTCTTTTCGGGGCAATGCTAGTCATCATGATGGTCTTTCGTCCCGGGGGCATCATCAGCAATGTGCGCCGGACATATGAGTTTAAAGGGCTGGAAGCCCACAGCAGGCAAGAATGACGACATGGGACCGATACTTCAAGTCAAGAAACTGAGCATGGATTTCGGGGGCCTGCGGGCACTCGACGAGCTTGATCTGGATGTTATTGAAGGAGAAATTGTCGCTCTCATCGGACCGAATGGCGCAGGGAAAACCACCTTTTTTAACTGCGTAACGGGGATTCACAAACCCACGGAGGGCATTGTGGAGATCTCACCTCCCGGCAAGAAGCGTGAACGACTGAAAAATCTCAAGCCGAACCAAGTGACAGAAAGAGGACTGGCCCGGACCTTTCAAAACATTCGCCTCTTTTTCAATATGACCGTTCTTGAAAATGTCATGGTTGGCCGTCATTGCCGCATGTCTTCAGGTATTGCGGGCGCCATTCTAAGAAATAGAGCAACCGTCAGGGAAGAAAAAAAAATAGTTGAAGACAGCTTCAATATACTCGAAAAGATCGGCCTTGCAGGGTACGTTAATAAGTTCGCCAATAGTCTTCCCTACGGCGCCCAGCGGCGTCTTGAAATCGCACGGGCCTTGGCAACAGAGCCTTTCATCCTTCTTCTGGATGAACCGGCTGCCGGTATGAACCCGCAGGAGACCAAGGAGCTTGACGATCTGATAGTAAAGCTCCGTGATGAGGAGGGGATTTCCATATTGCTTATAGAGCACGACATGAAACTGGTAATGAGTCTCTCTGACAGGATATTTGTCATGGATTACGGAAAAAGAATAGCAGAAGGTACACCAGAGGATATAAAAAATAATCCAGTTGTGATCCAGGCGTATCTCGGGGAAGAGGTCCATGCTTGAGCTGAAAAACGTCCAGACTTTCTACGGGAACATTCAGGCGTTAAAGGGTGTGAGCATGGATGTATCCGAAGGAGAGATCATTACGCTTATCGGGGCAAACGGAGCCGGCAAGACCACGACTCTCATGTCGGTTTGTGGATTAGTACCGCCAAGATTCGGCGAAGTGCTTTTTGAGCGCAAGCCGATTCACAATGTTCCGGCGCACAAAATAGTATCCCTGGGAATTTCTCAGGTCCCAGAAGGGCGCCATATTTTTCCATACTTGTCCGTTATTGAGAACCTGGACATGGGGGCTTTCCTGAGGAAAGACAGGGACGGAGTGAAGAGGGATCGGGAATACATATACCATCTTTTTCCGATATTAGCTGAAAGACGGCATCAGCCCGGTGTCACGTTGAGCGGAGGAGAACAGCAGATGCTTGCCATATCCAGGGGACTCATGGCCAAACCTCGGCTTTTACTCATGGACGAACCTTCTTTGGGGCTTGCACCCCTTGTTGTTAAACATATTTTTGAGATCATAAAGAAAATAAATACGGAGCAAAACACAACTATTTTCCTCGTGGAGCAAAACGCGAACCTTGCATTGAAAGTGGCACATAGGGGTTATGTGATGGA from Deltaproteobacteria bacterium carries:
- a CDS encoding branched-chain amino acid ABC transporter permease yields the protein MFLTFPIMVIRVNTIEKVVEWRWGNLLIVGVGVFVLSFVWRYLIRKKEAGTQKTEAGEIHRVPLAQQISKKPRIYIPAFILIAGFAIAFPFAFSMYQTNIMITALIYVMIGLGLNIVVGLAGLLDLGYVAFYAVGAYTYALLNHHFGLGFWTVLPVGAAVGFLFGILLGFPVLRLRGDYLAIVTLGFGEIIRLILENWNEFSFGPSGIANIPRPGFFGIQLSLQNATMYMYFLMIGLALFTIFVVNRLQNSRIGRAWIALREDEIACQAMGIDKTKTKLTAFALGATWAGMGGVIFAAKTTFINPASFTIWESIIILCVVVLGGMGSIIGVILGALILILLPEYLRAFSEYRMCLFGAMLVIMMVFRPGGIISNVRRTYEFKGLEAHSRQE
- a CDS encoding ABC transporter ATP-binding protein, with translation MLELKNVQTFYGNIQALKGVSMDVSEGEIITLIGANGAGKTTTLMSVCGLVPPRFGEVLFERKPIHNVPAHKIVSLGISQVPEGRHIFPYLSVIENLDMGAFLRKDRDGVKRDREYIYHLFPILAERRHQPGVTLSGGEQQMLAISRGLMAKPRLLLMDEPSLGLAPLVVKHIFEIIKKINTEQNTTIFLVEQNANLALKVAHRGYVMENGRITLADSAKNLLLDEGVKKAYLGL
- a CDS encoding branched-chain amino acid ABC transporter permease LivH (LivHMGF is the membrane component of the LIV-I/LS branched-chain amino acid transporter) produces the protein MDWEYFCELFLGGLTRGSIYALVALGYTMVYGIIQLINFAHGEIYMIGAFTALIVTSVLTLLGLNQIAIIVLASIVAVIYSSAYGFTIEKMAYKPLRHAPRLSALISAIGMSLFLQNYVLLAQTSDFLPFPSLIPDFKVVEPFAHIIGSTEMAILITTIVVMILLTFLIKFTKIGKAMRATAQDRDMAMLAGVDVNRIISITFILGSATAAIGGILIASHIGQINFYVGFIVGIKAFVAAVLGGIGSIPGAVLGSLVLGWTESFFTGYVSSDYEDVFAFLFLVFILIFRPTGILGRSETQQV
- a CDS encoding ABC transporter ATP-binding protein, whose protein sequence is MGPILQVKKLSMDFGGLRALDELDLDVIEGEIVALIGPNGAGKTTFFNCVTGIHKPTEGIVEISPPGKKRERLKNLKPNQVTERGLARTFQNIRLFFNMTVLENVMVGRHCRMSSGIAGAILRNRATVREEKKIVEDSFNILEKIGLAGYVNKFANSLPYGAQRRLEIARALATEPFILLLDEPAAGMNPQETKELDDLIVKLRDEEGISILLIEHDMKLVMSLSDRIFVMDYGKRIAEGTPEDIKNNPVVIQAYLGEEVHA